The Fibrobacter sp. UWB16 sequence GCGGAACTGACCGGATATGCAATCGCCCAAGAAAGCACAAACTAGACCTTGTTCTTCTTAAAGAAACCCTTGAACGTCACCCATTCGCGAGCCACGGCAGTCCCACGCTTCTCTTCGGTTTCGAGGTAGTCACGTATATTGCATACGATTGTCGCAAGGAGGCAAGCCACTGCAAACACGAAAATCAACGTGACAGCCCTAAGCGGGTAAATCTTCTTATTGTTTTCCCAAGGCGGTTCAAGCACGTGGAGGTTCTTGAGCATCTTAGCCTCTTCCAAGCGCATCTGTTCGCTCTGCTGGCGCAGGAGCTTGTACAAGGTTTCCTGGATGCGGATTTCCGATTCACGCCTCAAGTACTCCGCATAGAGCTCCGGAGACTTCTTGAGCTCAATCATACCGATATTGCTATGCTTGCCCTTGAGCGCTCCACCAAGAGCCGCATTCATGCCCTTGACGCGCTTCTGGAGTTCCTGGTAGCGCTTGCTGTTCTCGCCGCGGTCGAGCTTTTCAAAGTCGAGTTCCATGCCCATCTCTTCGCGCATGGCCTGCAACTCGCTCAAGTACTTGATCGTCGCGCTTAGCTGCACACCCGGTTCGTAGACATTGTTCTTCACCTGGAAGTCGACAAACGAATTCAGCACGGAATCCAGCACATGTTCGCAGGAATCAAGCCTTCCCTGGAAGTACAGCCTGGACTGGCGGGCCTGATTCGTCTTGAACACGTTGAACGCCGAGTCCGCCTTCTCCAGCATGAACTCGATGACCTGTACCGCACGCTTTGCGTCCGTGTCCTTGTAAAACAAGGAGAACATGTCTTCCTTGTTGTAGTCAATGCCGAAGTTCCTGCGGAACTCCTTCAGCAAGTCCGCATGGAACTTGCCCTTGAACTTGTAATGCTTCGCGAGGTCGAACTTCTCGATGACCTTGTCATGCAGTTCCCAGGAATTGAGAATCGTCCACACGGCGTTCGCATCACCGTTATCCATGGAAAGTCCCAAAAGCGAACTCATGCCCGAGCCGCCCATCATACCGCTAAGCGCACTGCTCATGGACTGCTTGGATGCAGGCGGAGTGACAACCGCAGTCGCCGCATACATGGGATCAATGACCCACATGACAAGCACAAAAGCGACAATGGTCGGGATTGCAACAAACACGGAAAAGAACTTGAAATGCTTCAAGTCGCTATTCAAAACGCGCAGGCAAAATTCAATAAAACCGATAGACTCTTGCTTTTCCATAAACTACTTGTAATTGACGTAAATGATGAACGCAGACGAGACCACACTTAAGAGTGACGCCATGAACAAGGTAAAGTCCTTGAACGATTCATAATGGTTCTTGGGGA is a genomic window containing:
- a CDS encoding lipopolysaccharide biosynthesis protein, yielding MEKQESIGFIEFCLRVLNSDLKHFKFFSVFVAIPTIVAFVLVMWVIDPMYAATAVVTPPASKQSMSSALSGMMGGSGMSSLLGLSMDNGDANAVWTILNSWELHDKVIEKFDLAKHYKFKGKFHADLLKEFRRNFGIDYNKEDMFSLFYKDTDAKRAVQVIEFMLEKADSAFNVFKTNQARQSRLYFQGRLDSCEHVLDSVLNSFVDFQVKNNVYEPGVQLSATIKYLSELQAMREEMGMELDFEKLDRGENSKRYQELQKRVKGMNAALGGALKGKHSNIGMIELKKSPELYAEYLRRESEIRIQETLYKLLRQQSEQMRLEEAKMLKNLHVLEPPWENNKKIYPLRAVTLIFVFAVACLLATIVCNIRDYLETEEKRGTAVAREWVTFKGFFKKNKV